A genomic region of Trichothermofontia sichuanensis B231 contains the following coding sequences:
- the crtE gene encoding geranylgeranyl diphosphate synthase CrtE, with translation MVTANNPQTQTAASDQAPALAAFDLKTYLADRQRQVEAALELAVPLTYPNTLHEAIRYSLLAGGKRLRPILCLASCELVGGTIAQAMPTACALEMIHTMSLIHDDLPAMDNDDYRRGRLTNHKVYGEAMAILAGDGLLAHAFAWVAQQTQNVPAERVVEVLGRLGQAAGIGGLVSGQVVDLESEGRSDVTLETLHYIHTHKTAALLEVSVVSGAILGGADRDTVQRLARYAQNIGLAFQIIDDILDITATQEELGKSIGKDIRAQKVTYPRLLGLEESQRQAQQLIDEAKAQLTDFSPAAQPLLALAEFITARKH, from the coding sequence ATGGTAACAGCAAATAACCCACAGACCCAGACAGCAGCCTCCGATCAGGCCCCAGCCCTGGCGGCTTTCGATCTCAAAACCTATCTGGCCGATCGCCAGCGTCAGGTGGAAGCGGCTTTAGAACTGGCGGTGCCCCTCACCTACCCCAACACGCTCCATGAAGCGATTCGGTACTCCCTCCTCGCGGGTGGTAAGCGCCTACGCCCAATCCTGTGTTTGGCCAGTTGCGAACTGGTGGGCGGCACGATCGCCCAGGCTATGCCCACGGCCTGCGCCCTGGAAATGATCCACACCATGTCGTTGATTCACGATGATCTCCCGGCAATGGACAACGATGACTATCGGCGCGGTCGGCTGACCAACCACAAGGTTTATGGCGAAGCAATGGCGATCCTGGCCGGGGATGGTTTGCTGGCCCATGCGTTTGCCTGGGTGGCACAACAAACCCAAAATGTACCGGCTGAGCGTGTGGTCGAAGTCCTAGGCCGCCTGGGGCAGGCAGCGGGCATTGGCGGGCTGGTCAGCGGTCAGGTGGTGGATCTGGAGTCCGAGGGACGCTCGGATGTCACCCTGGAAACGCTACACTACATCCACACCCATAAAACAGCCGCCCTGCTGGAAGTTTCAGTGGTTTCTGGAGCGATTCTGGGGGGAGCCGATCGCGATACGGTCCAGCGCCTTGCCCGCTATGCCCAAAATATCGGGTTAGCGTTTCAAATTATCGACGATATCCTGGATATCACCGCCACCCAGGAGGAACTGGGCAAATCGATCGGTAAAGATATCCGGGCGCAAAAAGTGACCTATCCCCGTCTGCTGGGACTAGAAGAATCCCAACGACAAGCGCAACAGTTAATCGATGAAGCCAAAGCCCAACTGACAGACTTTAGCCCAGCAGCCCAACCGCTCCTGGCTCTGGCCGAGTTTATTACGGCTCGTAAACATTAA
- a CDS encoding aspartyl/asparaginyl beta-hydroxylase domain-containing protein, producing the protein MKDLITTFVTSSLGQKLEQWAANASLVGDSAFFTREQFPWVNSLEANWQVIRQELDQILQDVDRLPNFQDIMPRQSRLTQDDRWKTYYFCAFGYVAQTNCDRCPETWKILQSIPGLKVAFFSILAPGKHIPEHRGKHKGLIRCHLALKVPEPREACRIRVADQIAYWEEGKCLLFDDTFYHEVWNETDDYRVVLFLDIARPLRFPMSLLNWTVSQILIRSPLVKTAKANHEQWEKQLEQR; encoded by the coding sequence GTGAAGGATCTGATTACGACGTTCGTGACTAGCTCATTAGGGCAGAAACTAGAGCAGTGGGCAGCGAATGCATCCTTAGTTGGCGATTCTGCCTTTTTCACCCGTGAACAATTCCCCTGGGTCAACTCCTTAGAGGCAAACTGGCAGGTGATTCGCCAGGAACTCGATCAAATCCTGCAAGATGTTGATCGCCTGCCCAATTTCCAGGACATTATGCCCCGTCAGTCCCGCCTTACCCAAGACGATCGCTGGAAAACCTACTACTTTTGTGCCTTTGGCTATGTAGCCCAAACCAACTGCGATCGCTGCCCCGAAACCTGGAAGATCCTCCAATCCATTCCCGGCCTCAAAGTTGCCTTCTTTTCAATTCTGGCTCCGGGCAAACACATTCCTGAGCATCGAGGTAAACATAAAGGCTTGATCCGCTGTCATCTTGCCTTGAAAGTACCCGAACCCAGAGAAGCCTGCCGTATTCGCGTGGCTGATCAAATCGCCTATTGGGAAGAAGGAAAATGCCTATTGTTTGATGACACCTTCTACCATGAAGTATGGAATGAAACAGATGACTACCGAGTTGTCCTGTTCCTCGACATCGCCCGTCCCCTGCGCTTTCCCATGTCACTGCTAAACTGGACTGTTTCCCAAATCCTCATCCGCTCACCACTGGTAAAAACCGCTAAGGCTAACCATGAACAGTGGGAAAAACAGTTAGAGCAACGATAG
- a CDS encoding DUF2808 domain-containing protein encodes MTNRWMQQRLAMVAIAGCLLAGIPAATHAQGLPGLTIFGGPGAGNELRYRLDFGGRANGWDRYRLRIPAKKLNLAAARFTVTYSDNFQGEFDPNRMEVRVKGKKIEMDEVVWDRENRRLEFYPVEPVPAGSPVEIILSNVKNPSFGGMYYFNAQIETPGDVPLLRYLGTWVITIS; translated from the coding sequence ATGACAAACCGATGGATGCAACAGCGCCTTGCCATGGTGGCGATCGCAGGATGCCTACTGGCGGGTATTCCTGCCGCCACCCATGCCCAGGGCCTACCCGGCTTAACCATTTTTGGGGGACCGGGTGCTGGTAATGAACTGCGTTATCGCCTGGATTTTGGCGGACGGGCCAACGGTTGGGATCGCTATCGTCTGCGGATTCCTGCCAAAAAACTGAACCTTGCCGCCGCTCGCTTTACCGTTACCTACAGCGACAACTTCCAAGGCGAGTTCGATCCGAACCGCATGGAAGTGCGAGTTAAGGGTAAGAAAATCGAGATGGATGAAGTTGTCTGGGATCGGGAGAATCGACGTTTGGAGTTCTATCCCGTTGAACCGGTCCCTGCCGGTAGCCCGGTTGAAATTATCCTCTCCAATGTGAAAAATCCCAGTTTTGGGGGGATGTACTATTTCAATGCGCAAATTGAGACCCCTGGGGATGTACCGCTGCTCCGCTATCTCGGTACCTGGGTCATCACCATTAGCTAG
- a CDS encoding bifunctional 4-hydroxy-2-oxoglutarate aldolase/2-dehydro-3-deoxy-phosphogluconate aldolase, protein MPIPSNSLAQRWLVPLQQQRVIAVIRVSNLDLGLRLAEVAAEAGLQFIEITWNSDRPQVLIAQLRDRLPNCWIGAGTLLSLADLNQAIAAGAQFCFTPHTHPVLIEAAVTQAVPIIPGALSPTEIITAWQAGASSVKVFPINAVGGASYLRSLQGPLGHIPLIPTGGVTCANARELLETGAIAVGLSRALFPTDWVEAGQWAAIVAHIQQFHQNLLS, encoded by the coding sequence ATGCCTATCCCCTCCAACTCGCTGGCACAACGCTGGCTTGTGCCCCTGCAACAGCAACGGGTGATTGCCGTGATCCGCGTGTCGAACCTAGACCTGGGCCTACGACTGGCGGAGGTGGCGGCAGAGGCGGGCCTCCAGTTCATTGAAATTACTTGGAATAGCGATCGCCCGCAGGTGCTGATTGCCCAACTCCGCGATCGCCTGCCGAATTGCTGGATTGGGGCGGGTACCCTGTTATCCTTGGCAGATCTTAACCAAGCGATCGCGGCAGGTGCCCAATTTTGCTTTACGCCCCACACCCATCCTGTCTTAATTGAAGCGGCAGTCACCCAGGCGGTTCCGATTATCCCCGGTGCCCTGTCGCCGACGGAGATTATCACAGCCTGGCAGGCGGGAGCCAGTAGCGTTAAGGTTTTCCCAATCAACGCGGTGGGCGGGGCCAGCTATTTGCGAAGCCTTCAGGGGCCATTGGGACACATTCCCCTGATTCCAACGGGAGGGGTCACCTGTGCCAATGCGCGCGAATTGCTAGAGACGGGGGCGATCGCAGTTGGGCTATCCCGTGCTCTATTTCCCACTGATTGGGTCGAGGCCGGACAGTGGGCGGCGATCGTAGCCCATATCCAGCAGTTCCATCAAAATTTACTGAGTTAA
- a CDS encoding RNA recognition motif domain-containing protein has translation MSIYVGNLSYQVTEADLSSVFSEYGSVKRVQLPTDRETGRMRGFGFVEMGTEAEEAAAIEALDGAEWMGRDLKVNKAKPRENRSGSGSFGGGRRSNSFSRSY, from the coding sequence ATGTCGATTTACGTAGGTAATCTTTCCTATCAGGTTACGGAAGCAGATTTGAGTTCTGTATTTTCAGAATATGGTTCGGTCAAGCGGGTGCAATTACCCACTGATCGCGAAACGGGCCGGATGCGGGGCTTCGGTTTTGTAGAAATGGGTACTGAGGCGGAGGAAGCAGCCGCGATCGAAGCCCTCGATGGAGCGGAGTGGATGGGCCGCGACCTGAAGGTTAACAAGGCGAAGCCCCGTGAAAACCGGAGTGGCAGTGGTTCCTTTGGTGGCGGGCGTCGGAGCAATAGTTTCTCCCGTAGCTATTAA
- a CDS encoding zinc-dependent alcohol dehydrogenase family protein, with amino-acid sequence MKAVVMTAPGGPEVLQLQEVPEPQIRHDRDLRIRLKAAGVNPIDTKLRSRGTFYPEQMPAILGCDGAGIVEAVGPGVEQFQVGDAVYFCNAGLGGHPGNYAEVAVVDERFVAPMPKSLSFAEAAAAPLVLITAWEALYDRGRLQAGQSVLIHAGAGGVGHVAVQLAQLQGAKVATTISTPTKAEFVRHLGAALPIFYRQTDFVQAILDWTDGEGVDLAFDTIGGPVFEQTFPAVRVYGDIVTILAPDPKTNWKVARDRNLRIGLELMLTPMLQNLAHAQQDQAKILKQCARLIDQGQLQIKLSHTFPLAEAAAAHRLLEQGSTLGKIALTIAD; translated from the coding sequence ATGAAAGCTGTCGTGATGACTGCGCCCGGTGGGCCAGAAGTTCTCCAACTGCAGGAGGTGCCCGAACCTCAAATTCGCCACGATCGCGACCTGCGGATTCGCTTAAAGGCGGCGGGTGTGAATCCCATTGATACCAAATTGCGCAGTCGGGGTACATTTTATCCTGAGCAAATGCCTGCCATTTTGGGTTGTGATGGCGCAGGCATTGTGGAAGCCGTTGGGCCAGGGGTTGAACAGTTTCAGGTAGGGGATGCTGTCTATTTCTGCAATGCCGGTTTGGGCGGCCATCCGGGTAATTATGCAGAAGTTGCCGTGGTAGATGAGCGGTTTGTGGCCCCCATGCCCAAGTCTCTGAGTTTTGCGGAAGCCGCTGCGGCTCCCCTTGTGTTGATCACCGCGTGGGAGGCCCTCTACGATCGTGGACGCCTGCAAGCGGGGCAATCGGTGCTGATTCATGCCGGGGCAGGGGGAGTTGGCCATGTGGCAGTACAACTCGCCCAGCTCCAGGGCGCAAAAGTCGCCACGACGATCAGTACACCCACTAAAGCTGAATTTGTCCGCCACCTCGGAGCAGCCTTGCCGATCTTTTATCGGCAGACAGATTTTGTCCAGGCCATCCTGGATTGGACTGACGGTGAAGGGGTGGACTTGGCCTTTGACACGATCGGGGGTCCGGTTTTCGAGCAAACCTTTCCAGCGGTACGGGTGTATGGGGATATTGTCACTATTCTGGCACCCGATCCCAAGACGAATTGGAAAGTCGCCCGCGATCGCAATTTACGGATTGGGTTGGAACTCATGCTGACGCCGATGCTGCAGAATTTGGCCCATGCCCAACAGGACCAGGCCAAAATCCTCAAGCAATGTGCCCGTCTGATTGACCAGGGGCAACTCCAGATCAAACTGAGCCATACTTTCCCGTTAGCTGAAGCCGCCGCTGCCCATCGCCTCCTAGAGCAGGGATCGACGCTGGGCAAAATTGCCTTGACGATCGCGGATTGA
- a CDS encoding chlororespiratory reduction protein 7, which translates to MYLVMARRSLRLGQRAASKAICGSMEGTLGLTYPIAIALMPDPILYQEDYYVVLESDRPEEFLTAAAMLAKLEAVLAANPDRIPADVQRFPTIAQQAQYLFNTACEFDLGPGKYLQWYAVRLEK; encoded by the coding sequence GTGTATCTGGTCATGGCGCGGCGATCGCTGCGTCTTGGTCAACGAGCGGCATCCAAGGCCATTTGTGGGTCTATGGAGGGTACACTAGGGCTTACGTACCCAATTGCCATTGCCCTCATGCCTGATCCCATTCTGTATCAAGAAGACTATTACGTTGTTCTGGAGTCCGATCGTCCCGAGGAGTTTTTAACCGCCGCTGCCATGCTGGCCAAACTTGAAGCGGTACTCGCCGCTAACCCAGACCGAATTCCTGCCGATGTGCAGCGTTTCCCCACGATCGCGCAGCAGGCCCAGTACCTTTTCAATACTGCCTGCGAATTCGATCTAGGACCCGGGAAATACTTACAGTGGTATGCTGTGCGGCTGGAAAAGTAA
- the xseB gene encoding exodeoxyribonuclease VII small subunit — protein sequence MAKKLSKSLTAANLAPNLDQGSLLIDGEERWVYEEAVAEVEAIVTRIESGQLDLAEVFTEFATAVKQLQRCQAFLEQKQQEVDLLIETLEGS from the coding sequence ATGGCAAAGAAACTCTCAAAGTCCCTGACAGCAGCCAATTTGGCTCCCAATTTGGATCAGGGAAGTCTCCTTATAGACGGTGAGGAGCGCTGGGTCTATGAAGAGGCGGTGGCAGAGGTGGAGGCGATCGTCACCCGCATTGAGTCGGGACAGTTGGATCTGGCGGAGGTGTTTACCGAGTTTGCAACGGCGGTGAAGCAGCTACAACGCTGTCAAGCCTTCCTGGAGCAAAAGCAGCAGGAAGTCGATTTATTGATTGAGACCCTAGAAGGCTCCTGA
- a CDS encoding class I SAM-dependent methyltransferase yields the protein MADSQQPNAQKLDAPSETLREQPLDYEAAWDQYGQQWREWYPHQAHAGDEWTGEGAGAARSLAEYEALIEREFVAPYIAPTDTVLEIGVGGGRTARILKRYCQHLVCADISSQMLQATRDRLGEVGVTYVKLDGKTLAGITPGSIDVCFCYDTMVHLEPRDIFNYLTQIPALMRGKRLCLFHHANTLSELGWQKFLSEWQYNLMGRRQGTAFSVMTPAIMERFLSHLGYTVQRQELTLVPRDCVWICQAPVSTDA from the coding sequence ATGGCAGATTCGCAACAACCCAATGCACAAAAGCTTGATGCGCCTTCAGAGACGCTGCGCGAACAACCCCTCGACTATGAGGCTGCCTGGGATCAGTATGGGCAGCAGTGGCGGGAATGGTATCCCCACCAGGCCCATGCGGGCGATGAGTGGACTGGCGAAGGGGCCGGGGCAGCGCGATCGCTGGCGGAATATGAGGCCCTGATTGAGCGGGAATTTGTTGCGCCCTATATTGCACCCACCGATACAGTGTTGGAAATTGGCGTGGGGGGCGGACGGACGGCACGCATTCTCAAGCGTTACTGCCAACATCTGGTCTGTGCCGATATTTCCAGCCAGATGTTGCAGGCCACCCGCGATCGCCTTGGCGAAGTGGGGGTTACCTACGTCAAGCTCGATGGCAAAACCTTGGCTGGGATTACACCGGGGTCGATCGATGTCTGCTTTTGCTATGACACGATGGTGCACCTCGAACCTCGCGATATTTTTAACTACCTGACCCAAATTCCAGCTCTGATGCGGGGCAAGCGCCTGTGCCTATTCCACCATGCCAACACGCTCAGCGAGTTAGGCTGGCAAAAATTCCTGAGCGAATGGCAATACAACCTGATGGGTCGCCGCCAGGGGACAGCCTTCTCAGTCATGACCCCAGCAATTATGGAGCGCTTCTTGAGCCACCTGGGGTATACCGTCCAGCGTCAAGAACTGACCCTGGTACCACGGGATTGTGTCTGGATTTGCCAAGCACCTGTCTCTACCGATGCCTGA
- a CDS encoding divergent PAP2 family protein produces MGNRACGPGWTAELSVVNHLMGRLIELNTLFDNRVLLVSLVACFLAQGIKFFVDVVQQRKVNFRVLFGSGGMPSSHSALVTALAVGVGQTLGWDSPEFAIALIFAIIVMYDAAGVRQAAGKQARILNQMMDEFFQTHEFSEERLIELLGHTPFQVIVGALLGAVISWFAVPV; encoded by the coding sequence GTGGGCAACCGTGCCTGTGGCCCTGGCTGGACCGCTGAACTCAGTGTGGTGAATCACTTGATGGGGAGACTGATCGAACTCAATACGCTGTTTGATAACCGGGTCTTGCTGGTGTCGTTGGTGGCCTGTTTCCTGGCTCAGGGCATTAAGTTCTTTGTGGATGTGGTCCAGCAGCGCAAGGTCAATTTCCGTGTGCTGTTTGGTAGCGGCGGGATGCCCAGTTCCCACTCAGCCCTAGTGACCGCGTTAGCCGTTGGGGTGGGTCAAACCCTGGGGTGGGATAGTCCCGAATTTGCGATCGCACTCATTTTCGCGATTATTGTCATGTACGACGCAGCAGGGGTGCGGCAGGCTGCCGGGAAGCAGGCCCGTATCCTTAACCAGATGATGGATGAATTTTTCCAAACCCACGAGTTCAGCGAAGAACGCTTGATTGAACTGCTGGGTCATACCCCATTTCAGGTGATTGTGGGTGCCCTACTGGGGGCGGTGATTTCCTGGTTCGCTGTCCCGGTTTAG
- a CDS encoding HEAT repeat domain-containing protein, which produces MAALATPAILPGTAGVSQVLLATLYDRDVRLAIVTSLGQLGSPQAIDALSRVAQTDADLSVRHSAAKALAQLRNDRGRS; this is translated from the coding sequence GTGGCTGCCCTAGCAACCCCTGCTATCCTGCCTGGGACGGCGGGTGTGTCGCAGGTGCTGCTGGCGACTCTTTACGATCGCGATGTGCGCTTAGCGATCGTGACCAGTTTAGGGCAATTGGGTTCTCCGCAAGCCATAGATGCCTTGTCCAGAGTCGCTCAGACGGATGCCGATCTCAGCGTGCGACACTCGGCGGCAAAGGCATTGGCGCAATTGAGGAACGATCGGGGTCGGTCATGA
- a CDS encoding cellulose biosynthesis cyclic di-GMP-binding regulatory protein BcsB: protein MGFPRPQGWDLQSVKVLLRFQHSPALVPSRSNLTVRVNDTAVGRVPLNRPQSQIAQVLVCDPIHKLFSRLTLILSSKLLISGSSCDDNREIWWYKQFRLASRLLCPCPPNLLNRVQGPVNRC from the coding sequence TTGGGGTTTCCTCGACCCCAGGGGTGGGATTTGCAGTCGGTGAAAGTGTTGTTGCGCTTTCAGCACTCGCCCGCCTTGGTCCCCTCGCGCTCCAACTTGACGGTACGGGTGAATGATACGGCAGTGGGCCGTGTGCCGCTGAATCGACCCCAATCTCAAATTGCCCAGGTTCTGGTTTGCGACCCGATCCACAAGTTGTTTTCACGGTTAACTTTGATCCTGTCGAGCAAACTTCTGATTTCTGGGTCAAGTTGCGACGACAACAGAGAAATCTGGTGGTACAAGCAGTTCAGGTTAGCAAGCCGTTTACTGTGCCCCTGCCCACCCAACCTGCTGAACCGGGTGCAAGGTCCCGTGAACCGGTGCTGA